The Alkalinema sp. FACHB-956 sequence AACCACCCCAAAGGCGGATCCCAACATCATGATTGCTAGGAGGCCAAACGAGACGATTTGAACGCCTTCTGCTAGATTCACAACTCTTGCTCCCTCTCAAACCAGTCTTGAAACCGATACCAAACCCAGTCAGATTTTACTCAAAAAACGAGATAAAGACTTACTTGGCCTCTTCCGTCGGAGTGGCCGATGATTTTTTCAACGTAGCTGCAATCTCGTCAGGCCGCTGACCTGCCCGCTGCGAACCTGATGGCAAACCATGGGGTTCCACAACTCCCTTAGGTAGATAGGCAAATTCTCGCAGCGGCGTCACCATCGGATCGTTGGTCACCTTGTAGGGCAACCGTCCAAGGGCCACGTTGTCGTAGTTCAACTCGTGACGATCGTAGGCGGCCAGTTCATATTCCTCCGTCATAGACAGGCAGTTAGTGGGACAGTACTCCACACAGTTGCCGCAGAAAATACAAACACCGAAGTCAATGCTGTAATGACGCAGTTCCTTTTTCTTCGTTTCTTTGTTAAATTCCCAGTCAACAACCGGCAGGTTAATGGGACAAACCCGCACGCAAACTTCACAGGCAATACACTTATCAAATTCGTAGTGGATCCGTCCTCGAAATCGTTCTGAGGGAATCAGTTTTTCGTAGGGATACTGGACTGTCACAGGTCGCCGTTGCATGTGGTCAAAGGTGACCGACAATCCTTGGCCGATGTACTTTGCAGCTTGGACGGCTTCTTTGGTGTAGTCGCTGACTTGCTTAAGAAACTTCAGCATGGTTCACCTTCTATAATTCACCTTGCAAGGGAAACGGAATACGGAATTCATCACAAACCTTAGCCACCAAAGGCGACAGGGAAAGCGAGTTTCAGGCCAGCCGTGACCAACAAATTCACCAGCGAGATGGGCAATAGGAATTTCCATCCCAGATCGAGCAGTTGGT is a genomic window containing:
- the ndhI gene encoding NAD(P)H-quinone oxidoreductase subunit I, yielding MLKFLKQVSDYTKEAVQAAKYIGQGLSVTFDHMQRRPVTVQYPYEKLIPSERFRGRIHYEFDKCIACEVCVRVCPINLPVVDWEFNKETKKKELRHYSIDFGVCIFCGNCVEYCPTNCLSMTEEYELAAYDRHELNYDNVALGRLPYKVTNDPMVTPLREFAYLPKGVVEPHGLPSGSQRAGQRPDEIAATLKKSSATPTEEAK